One genomic segment of Pseudorasbora parva isolate DD20220531a chromosome 6, ASM2467924v1, whole genome shotgun sequence includes these proteins:
- the aar2 gene encoding protein AAR2 homolog yields the protein MAGTDMDPEVARGLFEEGATLILLGVPEGTELGLDYKTWTLGPRFRGVKMIPPGLHFLHYCSVDTSGACGEISPKTGLFLSLKPREVLVAHWNKSEDDLEFSQKPEEVERIRANLRELDGYLGPYPYDTLRKWVSLTDRLSQEVAIALQPLNGRVCAFSDVIPELQLTHTKDRTEHNLPRNDQECQSMKEGLNRLPRMKLREGTELRFSNIPNQAYPPGATPAQITQYSMDWSYTLNCVLQNHYKEQPLNVLGELQFAFVCFLVGNVYEAFEHWKSLLALLCRSEQAMKDRKDLYLGLIAVLYHQLGEIPPDFFVDIVSQNNFLTSTLQEFFQFASSPGVDSTLRKRAEKFKVHLTKKFRWDFEADLDECAPVVVELPEGVVLD from the exons ATGGCAGGGACAGATATGGACCCCGAGGTGGCTCGGGGCTTGTTTGAAGAAGGAGCCACGCTTATCTTGCTGGGTGTTCCTGAGGGAACAGAATTGGGACTAGACTACAAAACCTGGACTTTGGGCCCTCGGTTCCGTGGGGTGAAGATGATTCCTCCAGGGCTTCACTTCCTCCACTACTGCTCCGTCGACACCAGTGGGGCTTGTGGGGAAATTAGCCCCAAAACAGGCCTGTTCCTGTCCCTGAAGCCCCGAGAGGTGCTTGTGGCTCACTGGAACAAGAGTGAAGATGACCTGGAGTTCTCTCAGAAGCCAGAGGAGGTGGAGCGCATAAGGGCCAATCTTCGTGAGCTGGACGGCTATCTGGGGCCGTATCCGTACGACACACTTCGGAAATGGGTTTCGTTGACCGACAGACTAAGCCAGGAGGTCGCCATCGCTCTTCAGCCCCTAAACGGGCGAGTGTGTGCCTTCAGTGATGTTATCCCAGAACTGCAGCTGACCCACACTAAAGACCGGACAGAGCATAATCTGCCCCGCAATGATCAGGAGTGTCAGAGTATGAAGGAGGGGCTGAACCGACTGCCCCGCATGAAACTTAGGGAAGGCACGGAGCTGCGATTTTCCAACATTCCCAATCAGGCTTACCCTCCTGGGGCGACACCTGCCCAGATCACCCAGTATAGCATGGATTGGAGTTACACTCTCAACTGCGTGCTTCAGAACCATTATAAAGAGCAACCTCTCAATGTACTAG GAGAGCTGCAGTTTGCGTTCGTGTGTTTCCTGGTGGGGAACGTGTACGAGGCGTTTGAGCACTGGAAGAGCCTGCTGGCCCTGCTGTGCCGCTCCGAGCAGGCCATGAAGGACCGCAAGGATCTGTATCTGGGCCTCATCGCCGTACTCTACCATCAGCTGGGAGAAATCCCTCCGGACTTCTTTGTGGACATCGTGTCCCAGAACAACTTCCTCACCTCCACACTTCAG GAGTTTTTCCAGTTTGCCAGCAGTCCCGGAGTTGACAGCACATTACGGAAAAGAGCTGAAAAATTTAAAGTCCACCTGACCAAAAAGTTTCGGTGGGACTTCGAGGCGGATCTTGACGAATGTGCTCCGGTGGTGGTGGAGCTTCCGGAGGGAGTCGTCCTGGACTGA